TCAGATCATCATCCACGCGCACATCACCTCCTCGGGACTGATCCCAAGCGTAACTGCAAGGCGCGCCCCCCAGGGGCCGGGCCTTCCCGGGCGCAGGAGAGGTGAGTCCCATTCCGGCGATCTCCGACGCTGGACGGCTGTCCTTACCGGAATCGAAGGCGGCGCCGGTCGATCGCACCAGCGGCCCTGCGCGCCGACCGATGCGCGCACCGGCGCCCGCCCTGCACCATGGACGGCTCGCCGTATCTTGGATGTGAGAGACCGGCTGCCTTGCCGGCTTCGACAACGAAAGGACCCGCGTGCCCCGACGCCTGGTTCGTCAGATCATCCAGATCGAGATCCTCCGCGAGGATGAGCCGCTGCCCGAGGACCTCGTGGCGATCGCCGACGAGATCACCACGGGCGACTCGAGCGGAAACGTGCGGACGTTGAGCGTCGAGGACCTGACGGGCCCGCAGATGGCCGCGGCCCTGATCGCCCAGGGGTCAGACCCGGAGTTCCTCGGCCTCGACGCCGACGGCAAGGACCTCACCCCCTGATCCATGGCCGGCGCCGCCCGGGCGCCTGAGCCCGCGGGCGGGAGTCCCTGCCTCGGTAACAGGGAGAAACACCCTCCCACCTTGACCCCGGGCCGAGACTCGGCGGATGGCGACTGATGTCTGGATGGCGCTCCGCTCCATCGTCGCCGCCCGGGACGGCATGCGCTGCATCTACTGCAAGGTGCCGACCGCTGCCACTCTCGAGCATGTCGACGCCCGATCTCGGCACGGGGGCCATCACGCGGAGAATCTGCGGCTCGCCTGCCCCTCCTGCAACTCACGCAAGCGTGATGAGGAGATCAACACCTGGATGGCGCGCGAGGGCTGGCGCCTGCCAGCGCCGCCGCCGCTGCCTGCGACGGTCAGTGAGATGGTCCGCACGCTCTACATCCCCACCTTCAAGGCTCCGGGGTATGCGAACAGCGGCTCGACCAACTCACGTCTGCGGATCGATGATCAGCGGGTCTGCCTGCTCGAGGTGAGACCCGGGCGCCCCTACCCGTGGGAGATCATCCGGCTCGGTCTGGAGGATCACCCCCGCGTCGTGCTCGGGAGCTACGATTTTCTGCGCCGTCACAACACCGCCAAGGCGGGTGGCAAGCGGCGCCAAAGGACAACACGCTGAAGCTGCGACGCAACACCACGAGTGCCCTCAAGAGCCGCCGGGTCTCACCGGTGATGCGCGCGCGCCTGCTTCTCGGTGTGATCGCCGTCCTGCCGATGATCCTGTTGGGTCTGCTGATCCCGCTCCTCGCTGTCGCCTGGCTCGTCCTTCTCGCGGCGATCGCGATGGTGTCACTCCTCGCCGATCGGCTTCTGCTCCGGACCTGGATCCGTGACACCCAGCCGGCACCCGCCTGGATGACGCAGGAGCTGGCAGCACTCGGCCGCGATGACATCCCCGTTCTGATCAAGGGGTCCGGCGCGCCGAGTGCCATGATCCTCGGATCCTCGGACTCGCCGACGATCATCATCAGCCGGGCTCTCACATGGGACATGGACCCCATGGAGCGCAGCGTCCTCTGGAAGCGACTGCTGGCGGGTGTCGGTGCGGAATCGCAGCGGCGCCAGCGCCTGCGGGGCGCGTGCCATCCCGTGGGTACGGTCCTCGACGCGGCGGGCGTCCACCCGGGCAAGCACTTCGGCTCCCTCCTTGGCGTCGTGCACCGGCGGTGGAGCTCCGTCATCGTCGCAGCTGCAGACCTCGACGCGCTGGTCGTGGCGAACGACCGGGGCTGCACCGAGGGCACGCAGGAGGACGGCGCGCTCGCCTCGGTTCTGAGGCGCTGCGACATCCCCGAGCTCGCCATGAAGGGTTCCGAGCTGATCGAGATCGCAGGACCTCTGGCGCAGACGACCGGACGCGCCGTGCGCCTGGAGGCCCGGATCGGCGCCTATCGTCACAAGCACCGCTCGGGAAGCGGCGAGATCACCCATTCTCTGTTCGATGAGGGGGTCGACTTCGACCTCGTCTCCCGGCCCTTCGGGCGTCCGGAGCCGGTCACGATCGCGCTCCCCGAAGCTCCGCCGGCCCTCTGGGGCTCGGCGGTGGCGACCCAGGCCGCCGAGGTGGAGGACGCGCACGACGACGCTGCGGACGAGGGGTTCGACATCACACCCGGAGACGTTCCCGCGGTCGCCGATCCGGGTGGTTACGGGCCCTCGGATGGGAGCGATGAGGACGAGGCCGGGTCGCGGGCCTCCGCAGACGCCGTGGGCGACCTTGATGAGGCCCCGCCCTCCGAGGGTGAGATCACCGAGGAGCCTGAGCTCGAGCAGGAGATCGTTCTCCCCGAGCCCGAGGTCTTCATCGAGCCCGAGGTCAGCCCTGGGGAGGAGGAGATCGTTCTCCCCGAGCCCGAGGTCTTCCTGGAGGAGGATCTGATCAAGGCCGACGAGAGCCCGGCGGAGGAGGCCGACGCCGATCTCGGAGTGCCGGACACGGACAGGGTGCCTGTGAGGGTGGTGCGGCGGCGGCGTTGGTGGTGGCCGTTCGGATCCCGTGCCGTCGCGCAGGAGGACGATGCCCCGGTCCTCGATGAGCCGGCCGATGAGTCTCACGAGGCCTCCCCCCTCGACGACCCGCAGCAGCCGGATGGGACTGGTCTCCCCGAGGTCGACCTGACGCCCGTTCCCTATGAGGAGCTGACCGGCGCCGAGGAGCAGATCATCGATCTGGACTTCGTCGATGCCCCCGAAGGCGACGTCGACGAGCCGCTCGAGGAACCCGCACCCGGAGCGATCGACGCCGAGTTCTCAGACGACGAGGGTGAGGAGCCCGCCGACGAGGACGCAATCGTCCCGCGCCGACGGCGCGGCCTGCGGCGCCGACGCGCGCTCGCGGCCACGCCTGCCGTGCCGGTTGAGATCGAGGAGTCGCTCCGCGACCTCAACGCCGAGCCCGCCGCCGATGCCGAGGCATATGCCGACGCCGACGCCGACGCCGAGCACGAGCCTGAGCTGGACGCCGAGGACGACGCCGAGGACCAGGAGGACGAGCCGAACACCAGTGCCGAGGACCGGGAGGGCGAAGATGAAGTCGCGGTCGCCGGTCGCCGGCGTCGGGGTCTGTGGAGCCGCCTGTTCGGGCCCCGCCGCCGGGACGATTCGGTTGTCGAGGAGGTCGACGAGCAGCCGGGTGAGCCGATGTCCGATCTCGCCCCTGTCGATGAGGCGGGTGCGCAGGAGATCCAGGAGCCGATCGTCCTCGAGCTCCCGGAGCCCGAGGTCTGGAGCGATGAGACCGCCCTCCCGTCCCTCGACGCGCTTCCCGCGGCCGAGCCGGCCGACCTCGTCTCACCCGAGCCCGAGGAGGAGGCCCCCGTCGTCGCGGCCGAGCCGGAGGAGATCATCGCCCGCGAGCCCGAGGAGGTGAGCCCGCCGGAGCCGGAGGCGCTCATCTCCGAGCGGACGCCCATCCTCCAGCCGACACGTCTCGCGGCCCCAGAGGACGTGGCCGTCGAGCCGATCCCGGTCGCCGCTCCGACGCTCGAGCCGTTGACGCCGGACGTCCCTCCGGTCCTGGCCTCGGCCCCTGACCTCCAGCCGCCGCTCGAGCTGACCGTGCGAGTCCGTCCGGGGACGGAGGTGCATGTGAGCCAGCCGTGGGATCCCGAGCGCCGGGCGAACGAGTACCAGGTCGAGGAGGACGAGGCGGATCACGAGCGGTTCCGCGATCCCCTCGGAGACTTCTTCTCACGGCGACGCCGCAAGTCCTGAGAGGCCCCTGGGAGCCTCAGCCGGTGCCTACTGGGACCGGCGAGTGGACGCGGGTGCCTTGGCGCGCTTTCGCGGTCGCCAGCCGAGCATGGTGGCGAGGCCGGCGGCGATGATGGCGAGGGTGATGAGGGAGCTCGCGCTCTCGGTGGCGAGGGCGGAGCCGAGGTTCTGCGCGCCCGTGGCTGAGGCCTCAGGGAGCGCGAGCACGAGGGCGAGGGCGCCAAGGCCGACCGCCCGAAGGTGCGTCCCCTGGCCCCACGCCCAGACCGCGGCGCCAGCGAGGATGAGACCGATCAGGATCTGCGTCGTCATACCCATCACGCTACGACGACAAGGCCCTGCTGCAGCCCTACTCGAGCTGGAAGCCCTCTCCGGTGATCCGGCCGATGTCGTTGCTGATGCCGAACACCATCCCGAGCATCATGATCGCGATCCCGACCAGCGCGGCGCCCGTGTAGACACGGGCGGAGAACGGACCCCCGCGCACCTTCTCGACGACGGCGATGACGATGTGGCCGCCGTCGAGTGGCAGGAGGGGGATCAGGTTGAAGAGCCCGAGCAGGAAGCTGATCGAGGCGATGTAGAAGAGGGCGAGCCCGAGGATCTCGGCCTCTTCGTAGTAGGCGGTGATGCCGACGATCGTCGTCAGCTGCTCACGAGCCTCGGATGAGTGGAGGAGCTCGGCCATCGAGGCACCGATGATCTTCGTCTGCTCGATCATCGTCAGCCCGGAGGCGCTGAGGGACCTCGTGAAGCCGAGCGACTGGTTCCTCGTAGCGAAGACGACGCCGAGAGCGGGCTGGCCCTCCCCTCCATCAAGGACCACATCGAGGCTGCGCTCACTGCCATCGCGAAGGATCGTGATGGTCGCCTCGGCCCCGGCGCTCTCGACCAGCTCCTGCTGGAGGCTGCGAGGGTCGTTGCCGGACACCTGTGCCTCGTTGACGGCGATCAGAAGGTCCCCCTCCATGATGCCGACGCTCGCCGCGGCGCTGGCGGGGGTCACCTCGGCGATCCGGTTCTCGACGCGGGGGACCCCGTCCATGTAGAACGCGAAGAAGAGGGCGAAGGCGCAGACGATGTTGACCGCGGGGCCGGCGAAGATCACCACCAGGCGCTTCCAGGTCGGGGCCGCGTAGTAGGCCTTGCCGCGCAGCTCCTCCGGGATCTCCTCATCCCGGGTCATCCCGCTGATCTTCACGAAACCGCCCGCGGGCAGCCAGCCGATCCCGTACTGGGTCTCACCGATCGTCTTGGAGATCAGCGGCCGGCCGAAGAAGAGGAAGAACTTCTCGACCCGCATTCCACAGAGCTTGGCGGCGACGAAGTGCCCGCACTCGTGGAGGATGATCATTGTCATCAGGGCGAAGATGAAGATGGCGATCTGCATGCGCACACTCTGGGTGATCCGGATGCCGGTCCCGCTCTTTCTCGCCTGCCGGTGAATCTGGCGCGCTGCCTCATGCGTCTGCCAGGATGAGCAGCCATGACAGACCCGATCGCCGAAGCGCGCGACAACGGACGTGAGTGGGCCCTCGATGAGATCGAGCGGTTCCTCGCACTCGTCGCTGATGCAAGCGACCGGGAATGGATCGGCGACCTGGCCTCGGTGCTGATCGCCCGCAACCTCGAGGACCCGGCCTCGGCGTTCGCACTCCGCTCTCTGAGTTCCTGGATCGAGGATCCCACCTATGCCGCGGCCCATGGGCTCGGTGAGAGCCCGGTCACCGGCGCGGACGCCGGCCCGGAGCGTCTCCGGCGCCTGGACCTCCTTCGGCGGGCGATCGGCTTGTACGAGCGCGATCAGGTGATCTCCCGTCAGCGGGAGGACATCGAGCGACGCGAGCAGACCCTCAGCTCCAGCGGCGGGGTGAAACTCGGGATGCGCATGCGATCGACCCGGCCTGAGCCCCGGACCCCGCCTCCTACTCGCCCGGCGCGGTCCCCGCTCCGCCCCGAGAAGCGGCCGGCGCCGGAGGCCTGAACCGACCCTTCTCGGGTCGTACCGTCAGAGAACCGAGCCGAGACCCCATGCGCGCCAGAGGATTGGGGCCATGGTCCCGTTGTGCGGCCCGCCGCTCCTCTTCCAGCTCCTCGATTGGGCCCGCCAGCACCGCCTGGCCTCCAACCGTGTCCTGCCGATCTGCGTCTGGGGCGAACGCGGTGTGGGGAAGACCCAGATCATCGCCGAGTACGCCCGCTCCCGGGCTCTCGAGTTCCGGGTCTACCACCCGGCCCACGACACGGGCCGCGGAGATCTCCTCGGCACGAGCTTCCGGGACCCCGAGACGAACACGACCCACTATTCGCCGCCGTCCTTCCTCCCAGCGGCAGATGACGTCGCCGTCGTCCGTCCTGACGGGATCCTGCTGATCGACGAGCTCAACCGTGCCGACCGCGATGTCATCTCCGGGCTCTTCGAGCTGATCGGAGAAGGCCAGATCAGCCAGTCCGGCTACGTCCTCCCCGAGGGATGGCAGATCGTCTGCGCGTGCAACCCGCCGGAGCCCGGCTACGACGTGACGGACCTCGACCAGGCGATGATCGACCGGATGCTCCACGTCCCCTTCGGCTTCGACCCTGCGGCCTGGCACACATGGGCGCGGCGCCAGGCCCTCGAGGAGGACGTCATCGACTTCGTCCGCCTTTCACCCGATCAGCTGACAACCGGCCCTCGCGGTCTCCCCGCGGCCGTCGTGCCCCAGCCGACCCCACGCGCGGTCGAGTTCTTCGCCCGGCTCTATGAGCCGCAGATGGATGATGGCCTGCTCTCGCTGATCGCCGAAGGGCTGCTCGGCGCCGACGCGGCACCGGTGTTCATGGCCAGCCGCCAACGGCTCGAGCGCGAGCTCACCGCGGAGCAGATCATCAACGGCGCCTGGCGCCGCTACTTCCCCCGCTGGCTCGAGAACGGCCGGGGAGACCTGCTTCACAAGTCGCTCACCGCCCTGCTGCGCGACCTGGAGACCCGCGCCATCGATCCGGGGATCGCGCAGGAGCTGATCGGCATCCGCGACGGCCTGGATGCCCGCCGGGCCGAGATCCTGATGAGCGCGCTGGCCGAGCACCTGCCGCGCTGGCACGAACTGATGACCCGGCTAATCGACGGCCGCCGGCGCGAGCGCGACATCCTGTTCACGCCGTCCCCCGAGGACGATCTGGCGATCTGAGAGCGTTGGGCGCCGTGTCACTGACAGAACGCAAGAAGTAAGCGATCGGCGCTCAGGCGCCGCCATCCTCGACGCAGTCCGCTGGTTCACAGGGACTCCATCCGTATCCACCCCGTCGAGGGAGTAGTACCGATGTTCCGCACGTACCCGAATGTTGCCGATGTGGTCTTCACCCCGCACTCGCGCACCAAGGGCAAGGTCGTCTCCGATGGAGGCGGCACCGTCGAGATCGAGTGGGAGGGGCAGGAGGAGCGCGACGAGCTCACCTACAGCCGTTTCGCGATCGCGTTCGACTGGGTCGGTGATCGCTGGGAGCTGATCTACTGAGGGGCGGCCGCTGAGCCACTGCCGCACCGATGCGCACGGGCCCATCATCCGATGGTAACGACGCATGAGGAGACGGCAGTGGCTCACACCCGCGGCAACCACCTGACGCTTGAGGATCTCGCGACGCGCTTCGGTCTGTCGACCGACGAGGCGTGGGGGATCTGCCTGAGCGAGTCGGTCCCCGTCGTCCATGGCCGGGTCGACCGGAGCCTGTTCGCCCTGGTCTACCGGGATGTCGTGGCACGCGACGCGTCCAGGACCCCGGTCGCAGCCTGACTCACATATCAGAGAGGGTGACCCCTACGGCCTGGTGATTCGTATAAGTCACCAACCCCCCAAGGAGGCATCTTTGTCTGACACGCTCACACTGCGCGAGCTCGACCCGAACGGCGCGATCGAAGAGGCGGCCTACGCGGCTGATGGAGACCCGGGCGGCACTCGCTCGGACTTCTTCCGCAAGGCGGCCATCGGCGGCGGTTCGCTCGTCGCCGGCGGCGTGGTCTTCGGCGGCCTTCCCGCCCTCGCCCTCGGCGCCCCGTCCAAGTCCCAGGACGTGGACATCCTGAACTACGCGCTCACCCTCGAGTACCTCGAGACCGCGTTCTACGCCCAGGCGCGCACCTGGGCCGGCCTTCGTGGCGACGTCGCCCGCTTCGCCGCGGTCGCCGGTGCCCACGAGGCAGCCCACGTCAAGGCCCTCAAGAAGGTGCTCGGCTCCAAGGCCGTCGCCAAGCCGAAGTTCGACTTCGGTGCCACGGTCCGCAGCCAGAAGGCCTTCGTCAAGACGGCGATCGCCGTCGAGGATCTGGGCGTCTCGGCCTACGCCGGCCAGGGCCCGCGGCTCAAGCAGGTGCCGGTCATCCAGGCCGCCCTCGCGATCCACTCGATCGAGGCGCGCCACGCCGCCTGGATCCGCTTCATCGCCGGCATGAACCCCGCTCCGGTGGCGTTCGACCCCGCCCGCGACATGAAGCAGGTCCTCGCGGTCGCCGGCGGCTTCATCGCCGAGTAGCCCCGACGCGGGCTCACTGACGGGGACCCCGAGGGCACCGGGGTCCCCGTGCTCACCTCGACGAAAGGTCTCTCCACCATGTTCGACATCTCACCCGTCCAGATCATGATCGTCCTCGCGATCGCCCTCCTCGTCTTCGGACCGAAGCGCCTCCCTGATCTGGGCAGGAACCTCGGCCGGGGGATCCGCGATTTCCGCGACGGCATCTCCGGCGATGGCAAGAGCGACTCCGTGACCAGCATGGAGGACGAGTTCCACGAGGAGCCAGCCTCCGCCGCCACCCTCAAGCGCGAGAGCGCGTCCGAGGCCGACGCGGCCGCTGCGGAGGACGACGCGATCGCCGGCGCACATCCCGATCCCGCCTTCGCGCGGGCGTCGGCCTGAGCGATCCTCAGGCGGCGGCGAGCCGCTTGAGCTCGCGCAACTGACGGTGTGTCGGTCTCGGTAGCTCTCGAGGCCGGCACGCGAGGTTCGAGGCGCCGTCGAGGCGCCCCTTGGTCACGCGTGGAGGGACGGCGCTCGCAAGCGACGCGATCAGCGATCGCCTCGGGGCCTGCTCGTCGAGTGGGTCGCTGAAGACCGGCTCGCTCCAGCCGCCGGCGCGCAGCGAGGTCTGATCGGTCGAGGCGACCAGAGGCCGCTCCTGGGGGCTCAGGGACCTGCAGCGGTCCCGCAGGGCATCGGCAACCGCCGCCATACGACGGGCGTCGCGGTGCACGACCACCAGGAGTGGGGTCTGGTCCTCGAGTTCAGGGAACCTGCGCCCGGAGGCCCGCGCAAGGCGCAGGGCGCCGTAGGCGTGGATCTCCTCCGCCAGCCGCTCCACGGATCTCCACCCCGGGTCCCAGGCGTAGTAGAAGGGGAGAAGG
This DNA window, taken from Miltoncostaea oceani, encodes the following:
- a CDS encoding HNH endonuclease, giving the protein MATDVWMALRSIVAARDGMRCIYCKVPTAATLEHVDARSRHGGHHAENLRLACPSCNSRKRDEEINTWMAREGWRLPAPPPLPATVSEMVRTLYIPTFKAPGYANSGSTNSRLRIDDQRVCLLEVRPGRPYPWEIIRLGLEDHPRVVLGSYDFLRRHNTAKAGGKRRQRTTR
- a CDS encoding M50 family metallopeptidase, with protein sequence MQIAIFIFALMTMIILHECGHFVAAKLCGMRVEKFFLFFGRPLISKTIGETQYGIGWLPAGGFVKISGMTRDEEIPEELRGKAYYAAPTWKRLVVIFAGPAVNIVCAFALFFAFYMDGVPRVENRIAEVTPASAAASVGIMEGDLLIAVNEAQVSGNDPRSLQQELVESAGAEATITILRDGSERSLDVVLDGGEGQPALGVVFATRNQSLGFTRSLSASGLTMIEQTKIIGASMAELLHSSEAREQLTTIVGITAYYEEAEILGLALFYIASISFLLGLFNLIPLLPLDGGHIVIAVVEKVRGGPFSARVYTGAALVGIAIMMLGMVFGISNDIGRITGEGFQLE
- a CDS encoding AAA family ATPase — encoded protein: MVPLCGPPLLFQLLDWARQHRLASNRVLPICVWGERGVGKTQIIAEYARSRALEFRVYHPAHDTGRGDLLGTSFRDPETNTTHYSPPSFLPAADDVAVVRPDGILLIDELNRADRDVISGLFELIGEGQISQSGYVLPEGWQIVCACNPPEPGYDVTDLDQAMIDRMLHVPFGFDPAAWHTWARRQALEEDVIDFVRLSPDQLTTGPRGLPAAVVPQPTPRAVEFFARLYEPQMDDGLLSLIAEGLLGADAAPVFMASRQRLERELTAEQIINGAWRRYFPRWLENGRGDLLHKSLTALLRDLETRAIDPGIAQELIGIRDGLDARRAEILMSALAEHLPRWHELMTRLIDGRRRERDILFTPSPEDDLAI
- a CDS encoding ferritin-like domain-containing protein, whose translation is MSDTLTLRELDPNGAIEEAAYAADGDPGGTRSDFFRKAAIGGGSLVAGGVVFGGLPALALGAPSKSQDVDILNYALTLEYLETAFYAQARTWAGLRGDVARFAAVAGAHEAAHVKALKKVLGSKAVAKPKFDFGATVRSQKAFVKTAIAVEDLGVSAYAGQGPRLKQVPVIQAALAIHSIEARHAAWIRFIAGMNPAPVAFDPARDMKQVLAVAGGFIAE
- a CDS encoding Sec-independent protein translocase subunit TatA/TatB yields the protein MFDISPVQIMIVLAIALLVFGPKRLPDLGRNLGRGIRDFRDGISGDGKSDSVTSMEDEFHEEPASAATLKRESASEADAAAAEDDAIAGAHPDPAFARASA